The Bacillus oleivorans genome has a window encoding:
- a CDS encoding ABC transporter substrate-binding protein, which yields MKKALKLFILLVLVMIPVLSACGSEQTGDSGNDSGDKYKIGILAPAVTHGWVAAVAYHAEARAKELSDEIEYQIQTSSNAEEMTSQLDDLMTWGADAIVAFPQWEGMEVPIQRALDEGIEVVNFDIVIDADGVYRVAGDNYDMGVQGANYIVDKIGTEGNVVILEVPSAGSVSELRKNGFVETIEEIAPDMNLLTYATQFTREDGLKDFADILTSNPKIDAVYSMDDETSIGVLQAISEAGRTDIKVVTGGGGMQEYFNMMPENEDIWIQSALYSPAMVKDAVDVALKVLNGEDVEMETIIPTTIVDRDNYQDFLDEGSPY from the coding sequence ATGAAAAAGGCGTTAAAACTATTTATATTACTAGTATTGGTCATGATACCAGTTCTTAGTGCATGCGGTTCAGAACAAACAGGGGATTCTGGAAATGATTCAGGTGACAAGTATAAGATTGGTATTCTAGCACCAGCGGTTACACATGGCTGGGTTGCTGCGGTTGCTTACCATGCAGAAGCACGTGCCAAAGAATTATCTGACGAGATTGAGTACCAAATCCAAACAAGCAGTAATGCAGAAGAAATGACTTCTCAATTAGATGATTTAATGACATGGGGCGCAGATGCTATTGTCGCGTTTCCACAGTGGGAAGGGATGGAAGTACCGATTCAAAGAGCACTTGATGAAGGAATTGAAGTTGTAAACTTTGATATCGTCATTGACGCAGACGGTGTTTATCGCGTCGCTGGTGACAACTATGATATGGGTGTTCAAGGAGCAAACTATATTGTCGACAAGATTGGTACAGAAGGTAATGTTGTAATCCTAGAAGTTCCTTCTGCGGGATCTGTTTCTGAGTTAAGAAAGAATGGTTTTGTTGAAACTATCGAAGAAATTGCACCTGATATGAATCTTCTTACTTATGCTACACAGTTTACTCGTGAAGATGGATTGAAAGATTTTGCTGATATTTTAACAAGCAATCCGAAAATTGATGCTGTTTACTCTATGGACGATGAAACTTCCATCGGTGTCCTCCAAGCAATCAGTGAAGCTGGCAGAACAGATATTAAAGTGGTAACTGGCGGCGGCGGTATGCAGGAGTACTTTAACATGATGCCAGAAAACGAAGATATCTGGATTCAGTCCGCCCTTTACAGCCCAGCGATGGTTAAGGATGCTGTCGACGTTGCCCTTAAGGTTCTAAATGGTGAAGACGTTGAAATGGAAACGATTATTCCAACTACGATTGTAGACAGAGATAACTATCAAGACTTCCTTGACGAAGGTTCACCGTATTAA
- a CDS encoding LacI family DNA-binding transcriptional regulator, translated as MANIQQVAQKAGVSVATVSRVLNNAPSVSPKTRLKVENAIKDLNYEPSMLGRNLRNSESRLLLVLLPSISNPFYTEIINGIQNTAIANSYNILLCETDSNPQRENIYFNMVKNKLADGVISMDPTVNMQKLNELAENHPVILCSEYEEGGSIPYVTIDNELAAYQAVKHLIKLGHDKIALINSDEKFLYARQRRNGYERALREFELPIRNEWIYHTKDLDFQNGVQAVRMLLQQEEKPSAIFAVSDTLAIGALKGINVSGLHVPNDIALVGFDNISFSNMTNPTLTTISQPMYNMGCTAAEMLISSIKEEKVESIVLDHELLIRESTMG; from the coding sequence ATGGCGAATATTCAACAGGTAGCTCAAAAAGCAGGTGTTTCCGTTGCAACGGTTTCAAGGGTGTTGAATAACGCTCCTTCAGTAAGCCCAAAAACTAGACTAAAAGTTGAAAATGCAATTAAGGACCTTAATTATGAACCTAGTATGTTAGGGCGAAATCTTAGAAACTCTGAAAGTCGGCTTTTACTAGTGCTACTCCCTAGTATTTCAAATCCATTTTACACAGAAATTATAAATGGGATCCAAAATACGGCTATTGCGAACAGCTACAACATTCTTCTTTGCGAGACAGACTCCAACCCACAACGGGAAAACATTTACTTCAATATGGTGAAAAATAAATTGGCCGATGGTGTTATTTCGATGGATCCGACGGTCAATATGCAAAAGCTAAACGAATTGGCGGAGAATCATCCTGTGATCCTTTGCAGTGAGTATGAGGAAGGCGGCAGTATACCATACGTGACCATCGATAATGAATTAGCAGCCTATCAAGCTGTTAAGCATTTAATTAAATTAGGTCACGATAAAATAGCACTCATCAATTCTGACGAGAAATTCTTATATGCTAGACAACGCCGCAATGGATATGAAAGAGCGTTAAGAGAGTTTGAACTTCCGATCCGTAACGAATGGATTTATCATACGAAGGATTTAGACTTTCAAAATGGTGTTCAAGCCGTGAGAATGCTGCTTCAGCAAGAAGAGAAACCATCTGCTATTTTTGCTGTTTCTGATACATTAGCCATTGGAGCATTGAAGGGGATCAACGTGAGCGGTTTACATGTTCCCAATGATATAGCACTCGTAGGCTTTGATAATATTAGCTTTTCCAACATGACGAACCCTACGTTAACGACTATATCTCAGCCGATGTATAACATGGGATGTACGGCAGCCGAGATGCTCATCAGCAGTATTAAGGAAGAAAAAGTAGAAAGTATTGTGCTGGATCATGAATTACTAATTCGCGAGTCAACAATGGGGTAA
- a CDS encoding sugar phosphate isomerase/epimerase family protein, with the protein MIKQLAINSNTYHGFSLEDAVKGASEAGFTQIELAAVKDHTAHVLPEMSPKQLNEIKALLQKYGMKCVGIGAHCNVMKEEGIANLIASVDLAVEFDCQYIITATGDAHNDSDVIEDEKVLARNLEPVLAKCEKLNKKLVIETHGNNYATGLSLKMLAKSLNDRVKINYDTANVIFYGNVLPYDDLAASADYVEFIHLKDKIGAYHEWNFPAIGDGDLDFIKIFGTLNKANYKGPISVEIEFTPAGPADLEEVNQSVKRSFNYLSRILE; encoded by the coding sequence ATGATTAAACAGCTAGCGATCAATTCTAATACATATCATGGCTTTTCGCTGGAGGATGCTGTAAAAGGAGCAAGCGAAGCTGGATTCACGCAAATTGAATTGGCTGCAGTAAAAGATCATACGGCTCATGTTTTACCGGAAATGTCGCCGAAACAGCTTAATGAGATTAAGGCATTACTTCAGAAATACGGGATGAAATGTGTAGGAATTGGTGCGCATTGTAATGTAATGAAAGAAGAAGGAATTGCTAATTTAATTGCAAGCGTTGACTTAGCTGTCGAATTTGATTGTCAATATATCATCACCGCCACCGGAGATGCGCATAACGATTCGGATGTCATTGAAGATGAAAAAGTATTAGCTAGAAATCTGGAGCCCGTACTTGCAAAATGTGAAAAGTTAAATAAGAAGCTTGTAATCGAAACGCACGGAAATAATTATGCAACGGGCTTGTCATTAAAAATGCTGGCCAAATCACTAAATGACCGAGTCAAAATCAATTACGACACAGCTAATGTAATTTTTTACGGCAATGTTTTACCATATGATGACTTAGCAGCTTCCGCTGATTATGTGGAATTTATCCACTTGAAGGATAAGATCGGGGCTTATCATGAATGGAATTTCCCTGCAATAGGAGATGGAGATTTAGATTTCATAAAAATATTTGGAACTCTAAACAAAGCAAACTATAAGGGTCCAATTAGTGTGGAAATCGAATTTACTCCAGCAGGTCCCGCGGATCTTGAGGAAGTGAACCAGTCAGTGAAAAGGTCTTTCAACTATCTTTCGAGAATACTAGAGTAA
- a CDS encoding Gfo/Idh/MocA family protein gives MGFKVGIIGCGSITRFRHAPEYKANPHVEEIVFYDRNVERAKELAREFGGRVAETVEELLADPSIVAISDCSSNEAHHINTSKALLSGKHVLSEKPLAISVQYAEEILEAQRKSGKKLMVDHNQRFTKAHQKAKELIEKKELGEVLTFKTSFGHEGPESWGVNKSNSTWFFKKERSHSGVAGDLGIHKIDLIHYLLDDEIEDVHAFHGALDKVDENGNPIEVCDNVVCALRTKKGRLGTASFSWTYYGAEDNSTTIYCQKGIIKIYQDPDAQLIVETKDGSVIKYELEPIQTNDNQTSTGVIDAFIDSIINDMEPPVTGQQALVSLKVIEEILGSE, from the coding sequence ATGGGGTTTAAAGTGGGTATTATTGGGTGTGGTTCGATTACGAGATTTCGGCATGCGCCAGAGTATAAGGCGAATCCGCATGTGGAAGAGATCGTTTTTTACGACCGTAATGTAGAGAGAGCGAAAGAATTGGCGCGGGAATTTGGTGGACGTGTGGCGGAAACGGTGGAAGAGCTTTTGGCTGATCCGTCGATTGTAGCGATTAGTGATTGCTCCTCCAACGAGGCCCATCATATCAATACTTCTAAGGCGCTGTTAAGCGGCAAGCATGTTCTCAGTGAAAAGCCGCTAGCAATAAGCGTTCAATATGCCGAAGAAATTCTGGAAGCCCAGCGTAAATCAGGTAAGAAATTAATGGTTGATCACAACCAACGGTTTACGAAAGCTCATCAAAAAGCAAAGGAACTGATCGAAAAGAAGGAGCTTGGTGAGGTACTAACCTTTAAAACTTCTTTCGGTCACGAGGGTCCTGAAAGCTGGGGAGTAAACAAATCGAATTCTACCTGGTTTTTTAAAAAGGAACGCTCCCACTCTGGAGTAGCAGGCGACTTAGGGATTCATAAGATCGACTTAATCCATTACTTATTGGATGATGAAATTGAAGATGTTCATGCGTTTCATGGAGCGCTTGATAAAGTCGATGAAAATGGAAATCCGATTGAGGTTTGTGACAATGTTGTTTGTGCATTAAGGACAAAGAAAGGCCGGTTAGGAACAGCATCCTTCTCTTGGACCTATTACGGTGCCGAAGATAATTCAACGACGATCTACTGTCAAAAGGGGATTATCAAAATCTATCAGGATCCTGATGCTCAGCTAATTGTTGAAACAAAGGATGGGTCGGTTATTAAATACGAGCTAGAACCAATCCAAACCAATGATAACCAAACTAGTACAGGTGTCATTGATGCATTTATTGATTCCATTATCAATGATATGGAACCTCCTGTTACAGGCCAGCAAGCACTAGTATCTCTTAAAGTGATTGAAGAAATCCTGGGATCCGAATAA
- a CDS encoding Gfo/Idh/MocA family protein, whose product MQTIGLVGLGFIGKTHFEAYRQIKNAYVAAICTRSPVTHEEIRGFDGAFVSDYDDLLRNQDIDIIDICLPTFLHEEYIIKAARAGKHIICEKPLTLTVESANQIMEEVHQNGVKLFVGHVLRFWPEYQVIKSYSKTDKLKDIHIVHAKRLGQVPKWSDWFLHPEKSGGALFDLHIHDIDFVSYLLGEAESVYAVGNKNKFGAWDHVMTTLSFKNKSKAFVEASQAMPTGYPFTMSFRAQAGHRTVDFQVAAGENIENIGDSHHQFMYYSNGHKSSIDIDQCDAFQNELSYFVNCIEHNQENRVVPLEDVLYTLRLLKAIEESLETSREVRVK is encoded by the coding sequence ATGCAAACAATCGGGCTTGTTGGTCTAGGTTTTATAGGTAAAACACATTTTGAAGCGTATCGTCAAATTAAAAATGCTTATGTAGCTGCTATTTGTACCAGAAGTCCAGTGACTCACGAAGAAATCAGAGGCTTCGATGGTGCCTTTGTTTCAGACTATGATGATTTGCTGCGAAATCAGGACATAGACATCATTGATATTTGCCTGCCGACTTTTTTACATGAAGAGTATATTATCAAGGCGGCGAGAGCCGGAAAACATATCATTTGCGAAAAACCGTTGACTTTAACAGTAGAATCCGCAAATCAAATCATGGAAGAAGTTCATCAAAATGGTGTGAAATTATTTGTCGGACATGTGCTGCGTTTTTGGCCAGAATATCAGGTCATCAAATCTTATAGCAAGACCGACAAATTAAAAGATATTCATATCGTTCATGCCAAGCGGCTAGGTCAGGTGCCAAAATGGAGTGATTGGTTTTTGCACCCTGAAAAAAGCGGCGGTGCCTTGTTCGATCTTCATATACACGATATTGATTTCGTTTCTTATTTGCTGGGTGAGGCAGAATCGGTATATGCTGTCGGGAACAAAAACAAATTTGGTGCATGGGATCATGTCATGACGACACTTTCCTTTAAGAATAAAAGTAAAGCGTTTGTTGAAGCATCTCAGGCGATGCCAACGGGCTATCCCTTCACAATGTCTTTCAGAGCTCAAGCTGGCCATAGAACAGTGGATTTTCAAGTTGCAGCTGGTGAAAATATTGAGAATATCGGGGACAGCCATCATCAGTTTATGTACTACAGTAACGGACATAAGTCTTCAATCGATATAGATCAGTGTGATGCCTTTCAAAATGAACTTTCGTATTTTGTGAATTGCATCGAACATAACCAAGAAAACAGGGTTGTTCCATTAGAGGACGTACTTTATACGCTAAGGTTGCTAAAGGCAATCGAAGAATCCTTGGAAACAAGCAGAGAAGTACGGGTCAAATAA
- a CDS encoding sugar phosphate isomerase/epimerase family protein, whose protein sequence is MKLGVFTVLFSDKNLEDMLDHVAAKGIEAVELGTGGYPGDAHCKVDELLADEQKQKEFMEKISSRGLIVSALSCHGNPLHPQKPIAEEADAVFTKTVQLASKLGIHVVNTFSGCPGDHENAKYPNWPVSPWPNEYQEILKWQWEEKIIPYWKEKAAFAEQLNVKIGLELHGGFSVHTPATLLRLREACGPAIGANLDPSHMWWQGIDPVESIKILGREKAIHHFHAKDTIIDQPNTNRNGLTDMTPYSDMQNRSWYFRTVGFGHDSKAWADIISTLRLYGYDYVISIEHEDGLMSIDEGFTKAIQTLKPVIVKDSVGDMWWT, encoded by the coding sequence ATGAAATTAGGGGTATTTACAGTATTATTTTCGGATAAAAATTTAGAAGATATGCTTGATCACGTTGCGGCAAAAGGGATTGAAGCGGTTGAATTGGGTACTGGCGGTTATCCTGGAGATGCCCATTGTAAGGTGGATGAGCTGCTTGCGGATGAACAAAAGCAGAAGGAATTCATGGAGAAAATCTCAAGCCGGGGCTTAATTGTAAGCGCTTTAAGCTGTCACGGGAATCCACTGCACCCGCAAAAGCCAATTGCAGAGGAAGCGGATGCCGTGTTCACAAAAACCGTTCAACTCGCAAGTAAACTGGGGATTCATGTCGTCAACACATTTTCTGGCTGTCCGGGGGATCATGAAAATGCGAAATACCCAAACTGGCCGGTATCGCCGTGGCCAAATGAATACCAGGAAATTTTGAAATGGCAGTGGGAAGAAAAAATCATTCCGTATTGGAAGGAAAAAGCAGCGTTTGCTGAACAACTTAATGTAAAGATTGGACTTGAATTACACGGCGGGTTTTCTGTACATACCCCAGCCACCCTGCTGCGCTTAAGAGAAGCATGCGGCCCAGCAATCGGCGCCAACCTGGATCCAAGCCATATGTGGTGGCAAGGCATTGATCCGGTCGAATCTATAAAAATATTAGGCCGTGAAAAAGCGATTCACCATTTCCACGCGAAGGATACCATCATTGATCAGCCGAATACGAATCGCAATGGCCTAACCGATATGACCCCATACTCTGATATGCAAAACCGTTCTTGGTATTTCCGGACCGTCGGATTCGGTCACGATTCAAAAGCTTGGGCCGATATCATAAGCACGCTTCGACTCTACGGTTACGATTATGTGATCAGCATCGAGCACGAAGACGGACTCATGTCCATTGATGAAGGATTCACCAAAGCTATTCAAACCCTAAAACCCGTAATCGTAAAAGATTCCGTTGGCGACATGTGGTGGACTTAA